The Heyndrickxia vini genome contains a region encoding:
- a CDS encoding nucleoside hydrolase — translation MRKLIIDTDTGSDDAVALIMALKSPEVDVLAITTVCGNVPVELATKNALMTVEVTNAQQPPIYVGAAKPLMRDLVTAVNVHGDDGMGDDDLIHPTTSPKLGHAVDAILNLIEKNQEEIEIVAIGPVTNIALAILKAPETMKKVKRIYSMGTAGFGPGNTTPVAEFNVFVDAEAYSIMMKSGIPITIIGFDICLGEASWNREDMKLLMESQKEEAMFAVQCNRCLLEYNLQAIGGHFVDLPDAVAMGVVLWEDIVLEDKLCYCYVCTIEEATYGQVIINDGSKLAISDGFGTNLPNATVCKRIDNHLFKNRLLEILVC, via the coding sequence ATGAGAAAGTTAATTATTGATACAGATACGGGGAGTGATGATGCAGTTGCATTAATAATGGCACTTAAATCGCCGGAAGTTGATGTGCTGGCGATTACGACTGTTTGTGGCAACGTACCTGTGGAACTAGCAACTAAAAATGCCTTAATGACCGTTGAAGTAACGAATGCTCAACAGCCACCTATTTATGTAGGAGCAGCTAAACCACTAATGAGAGATCTTGTAACCGCAGTAAATGTCCATGGTGATGACGGTATGGGAGATGATGACTTAATTCATCCTACTACTTCGCCTAAACTTGGTCACGCAGTTGACGCAATCTTAAACTTGATAGAAAAAAATCAAGAAGAAATTGAAATTGTTGCTATTGGTCCAGTTACAAATATAGCCCTGGCAATATTAAAAGCACCAGAAACCATGAAGAAAGTTAAGCGTATTTATTCCATGGGCACTGCTGGATTTGGTCCCGGAAACACTACACCTGTGGCTGAATTTAATGTATTTGTTGATGCAGAAGCATATAGCATTATGATGAAATCAGGAATACCTATTACTATTATCGGTTTTGATATTTGCCTTGGGGAAGCCTCTTGGAATAGAGAAGACATGAAACTTTTAATGGAGAGCCAAAAGGAAGAAGCAATGTTTGCTGTGCAATGTAATCGTTGCCTTCTCGAATACAACCTCCAAGCAATTGGAGGGCATTTTGTTGATTTGCCTGATGCGGTAGCAATGGGGGTTGTATTGTGGGAAGATATCGTTCTTGAGGACAAGTTATGTTACTGCTATGTATGCACGATAGAAGAAGCTACCTATGGCCAGGTGATCATAAATGACGGGAGTAAGTTAGCCATATCAGATGGTTTTGGCACCAATCTTCCTAATGCAACTGTATGTAAACGTATTGACAATCATTTATTTAAGAACCGGTTATTAGAGATATTGGTGTGCTAA